The following proteins are co-located in the Synergistaceae bacterium genome:
- a CDS encoding MgtC/SapB family protein gives MSNNPFFDDPLAQFLGDWSCHINIYSVLFRICLVVLLAAIIGCERSSKRHSAGLRTFIIVSLASAVAAMIDICVIVHTNEGFAIISAAAIVAVAMISGNSILFSSKSQIKGLTTSAGLWACSIIGLAIGAGLYTITLIAFVALLCCLSQLPFIETILKDRSNHFEIHLELKNSSNLQDFVTTIRKLGLKIDDIESNPAYINSGLSVYSVSMTIHERDFKQYRKHSDIIEALRSLDYIHYIEEMN, from the coding sequence ATGTCTAATAATCCCTTCTTTGATGACCCTCTTGCGCAATTTCTAGGCGATTGGTCATGTCATATTAATATTTACTCGGTGTTATTCAGAATTTGCCTTGTTGTCTTACTCGCTGCAATTATAGGCTGTGAACGTTCAAGCAAAAGGCACTCGGCAGGTTTGAGAACGTTTATAATTGTCTCGCTGGCTTCGGCGGTGGCTGCTATGATTGATATTTGCGTCATAGTTCACACAAATGAAGGTTTTGCTATCATTTCTGCGGCGGCCATTGTTGCAGTTGCCATGATCAGCGGAAATTCTATTTTATTCAGCTCTAAGAGTCAAATTAAGGGACTCACTACTTCGGCGGGACTCTGGGCTTGTTCTATAATAGGGCTCGCAATAGGTGCAGGACTCTATACTATTACATTAATTGCGTTTGTTGCTTTACTCTGTTGTCTTTCGCAGCTGCCATTTATTGAGACAATTTTGAAAGATAGATCTAATCATTTCGAGATTCATTTGGAGTTAAAGAATAGCTCAAATCTTCAAGACTTTGTTACGACTATAAGAAAACTGGGACTCAAAATTGATGACATCGAGTCAAATCCTGCATACATAAATTCGGGCTTAAGCGTTTATTCAGTATCTATGACGATTCACGAACGCGATTTTAAGCAATACAGAAAGCACAGTGATATTATAGAAGCCTTGAGATCTCTTGATTATATTCACTATATTGAAGAAATGAATTAA